The genomic window AGCATACTCTCATCTTTTAATACATTCTCAAAATTAGGTAAAAAATAATTATTGGCCTCCATAAGCTTCAATAAAAAAGTAGGAGTCCCAGTGGAAAACCAGTAATTGCGATACATATACCCATTGGATATAAACAAAAGAATATCAAAGGGGTTATACACAGCCTCACCAAGCCACTTATATCCATTATACCAACGCCTAATCTTCTCATAATCCTGACCCTTTAGATGTTCACTAAACACCGTCTCAAGATCCCTATGGGTATATCCTGCAATTGTTGCATATCTCGGGTTTAATGTTATATCTTCAAGGTTATTCAATCCACTAAACAACGATACCTTCGAAAACTTGGATACCCCAGTAATAAATACAAACTTGATATACTCATCAGAACCCTTTATAACCGCATAAAAACCCTTAAGCTCCTCCCGCATCACAGTAGCAAGCTCCCTATCCTCTATGTTGTCAAGGATTGGCTTGTCATACTCATCTATCAATATTACCACTTTCTGTTTATATTTGTAATATGTCTCCTCTATTAACCTCTTAAAACAGCCAGGCATATCAAAATCTTCTGGACACTTTACCTGTAAATATCTCTGATTAAAGTCTAAAAGCTGATAGAGGGTTTTGTTAAAACCCTCTTTACTCTTAAAATTACCATCGTTAAAGCTTATCCTAATAACAGGATACTTCTTAGACCAGTCCCACTTGTCATATATATAAAGACCTTCAAAAAGCTCCTTTTTACCCTCAAATATAGACCTCAACGTGTCCAAAAACAGAGACTTCCCAAACCTTCGGGGGCGAGAGAGGAAATAGTACTGACCATTTTCTATCAGCTCATACGCCTCTTTGGTCTTATCAACATACACATAATTTTCTTCAATGATCGTCTTAAATGTAGAAATCCCTATTGGTAGTTTCTTCATCTTATACCTACTTTAGAAAAATATACGCCAACGTAATAACAAAAACAAATTACTAGTAGATTTAGGCAGTATTAATATTGCCCAAAATATTAATATGGTTATTTACATGAGTTGAGTTAAAAAGTAAAGAGGGAGGAATAGTCTCCCTCTTAATTGTACTTAAAAAAATTGAACTTTTAACACTCCCTTACCAGAATATGCCTTATAATCTCTATTTATATCTACCCTACTACCTATCTCAATACTAACATTTTTTGTAATGTTATGACTTACTGCTAACTGACCTATATAAGTAGTATCAGCTATTTCTTTCACCACCTTATACTTCGTTTGTCCCACAACATAACCAACTGTAGTTATATCATTATCACCAAACGCCT from Calditerrivibrio sp. includes these protein-coding regions:
- a CDS encoding AAA family ATPase produces the protein MKKLPIGISTFKTIIEENYVYVDKTKEAYELIENGQYYFLSRPRRFGKSLFLDTLRSIFEGKKELFEGLYIYDKWDWSKKYPVIRISFNDGNFKSKEGFNKTLYQLLDFNQRYLQVKCPEDFDMPGCFKRLIEETYYKYKQKVVILIDEYDKPILDNIEDRELATVMREELKGFYAVIKGSDEYIKFVFITGVSKFSKVSLFSGLNNLEDITLNPRYATIAGYTHRDLETVFSEHLKGQDYEKIRRWYNGYKWLGEAVYNPFDILLFISNGYMYRNYWFSTGTPTFLLKLMEANNYFLPNFENVLKDESML